Proteins encoded in a region of the Streptomyces sp. NBC_00310 genome:
- a CDS encoding RICIN domain-containing protein, producing the protein MPSGNLSRRTLLGAGAAAAATVLPVVPGFSGLVSEAVAADPQTNLNDMVNMRFGMFNHFNMGTFTNEEWAAPNHDPALFAPTAVDCAQWAAAAAAAKMSYGVLTTKHHDGFCLWPTAYTDYNVANSSYQQDIVAQYVDAFRAKGLKVGLYFSIWDRTYSVQAYDTRHGVAADQTIQPGDLTYMLNQITELLTDYGTIDMFITDGYAWQMGQQAVSYQRIREHVKALQPDIVVIDHGGLSVPFLGDAIYFEEPLGITSPAGNTYASMQGQTISNGWFWHPSTPTEGLMSKASILSHLADLEPKYTSFILNCPPNRNGKLDTNVVNRLAEVGAAWSPDTSRAPLPTQMPRAEHPVTPVSAYASGFHTGEGPMHAIDGLSDKGFETCWSTWGLSPSLPHSITIDLGGVWSGVSTLEYLPKQWNRSNSTDGDITSYTVSTSTDGTTFTQVATGSWAGDRVTKVAEWSARNAGFIRIQATAGTGGYVNVGGLRIGGRTAKPALVSRVLPGDGTVYRLVNRDSGLVADVYRNRTANGTSILQWPWLNQANQKWTFTSTGDGYYKIKSVSSGKLMEVAGLSRASGGKVGIWSDDSVFQQHWAVTPTGDGYSYLTNRLSALSLDVDRASTANGAGLEQETYDRAPQQQWQIIAV; encoded by the coding sequence ATGCCGTCAGGAAACCTGTCCCGCCGTACGCTGCTCGGGGCCGGCGCCGCTGCCGCCGCGACGGTGCTGCCCGTGGTCCCCGGCTTCTCGGGCCTGGTGTCCGAGGCGGTGGCCGCCGATCCCCAGACCAACCTGAACGACATGGTGAACATGCGGTTCGGCATGTTCAACCACTTCAACATGGGCACGTTCACCAACGAGGAGTGGGCCGCCCCGAACCACGACCCCGCCCTGTTCGCCCCCACTGCCGTGGACTGTGCCCAGTGGGCGGCCGCCGCCGCGGCGGCGAAGATGAGCTACGGCGTGCTGACGACCAAGCACCACGACGGCTTCTGTCTCTGGCCGACGGCGTACACCGACTACAACGTCGCCAACAGCTCCTACCAGCAGGACATCGTCGCCCAGTACGTCGACGCGTTCCGGGCCAAGGGTCTGAAGGTGGGCCTGTACTTCTCGATCTGGGACCGCACCTACAGCGTCCAGGCGTACGACACCCGGCACGGCGTCGCCGCCGACCAGACGATCCAGCCCGGCGACCTCACCTACATGCTGAACCAGATCACCGAACTGCTGACCGACTACGGCACCATCGACATGTTCATCACCGATGGCTACGCGTGGCAGATGGGCCAGCAGGCCGTCTCCTACCAGCGGATCCGCGAGCATGTGAAAGCGCTCCAGCCGGACATCGTCGTGATCGACCACGGTGGGCTGTCGGTACCGTTCCTCGGCGACGCGATCTATTTCGAGGAGCCGCTGGGCATCACCTCGCCGGCCGGAAACACCTACGCCTCCATGCAGGGACAGACGATCAGCAACGGATGGTTCTGGCATCCGTCCACGCCGACCGAAGGCCTGATGAGCAAGGCGTCGATCCTGTCGCACCTCGCTGACCTGGAACCGAAGTACACCTCGTTCATCCTCAACTGCCCGCCCAACCGCAACGGCAAGCTGGACACCAATGTCGTCAACCGGCTCGCCGAAGTCGGGGCGGCATGGAGCCCCGACACCTCCAGGGCGCCGTTGCCGACACAGATGCCACGCGCCGAGCACCCGGTGACACCCGTCAGCGCCTACGCGAGCGGATTCCACACCGGCGAGGGCCCGATGCACGCGATCGACGGGCTGAGCGACAAGGGCTTCGAGACCTGCTGGTCGACTTGGGGACTTTCCCCGTCCCTCCCCCACTCGATCACGATCGACCTGGGCGGGGTGTGGAGCGGGGTCTCCACCTTGGAGTATCTGCCCAAGCAGTGGAACCGCAGCAACTCCACCGACGGCGACATCACTTCGTACACCGTCTCCACCAGCACCGACGGCACGACCTTCACCCAGGTCGCCACCGGTTCCTGGGCCGGCGACCGCGTCACCAAGGTGGCCGAGTGGAGCGCCAGGAATGCCGGTTTCATACGGATCCAGGCCACCGCCGGCACCGGCGGATACGTCAACGTGGGCGGCCTCCGGATCGGCGGCAGGACCGCCAAGCCGGCCCTCGTGTCGCGTGTCCTGCCGGGCGACGGAACCGTCTATCGCCTGGTCAACCGCGACAGCGGCCTGGTCGCCGACGTGTACCGGAACCGAACCGCCAACGGCACGAGCATCCTCCAGTGGCCCTGGCTGAACCAGGCCAACCAGAAGTGGACGTTCACCTCCACCGGCGACGGCTACTACAAGATCAAGAGCGTCAGCAGCGGCAAACTCATGGAAGTGGCCGGCCTCTCGCGTGCCAGCGGCGGCAAGGTGGGCATCTGGTCGGACGACAGCGTCTTCCAACAGCACTGGGCCGTGACACCCACCGGCGACGGCTACTCCTACCTCACCAACCGGCTCAGCGCACTGTCACTCGACGTCGACCGCGCCTCCACCGCCAACGGCGCCGGCCTCGAGCAGGAGACGTACGACCGGGCACCCCAGCAGCAGTGGCAGATCATCGCCGTGTGA
- a CDS encoding glycoside hydrolase family 43 protein — protein sequence MGRRRALAAATGLLTSASLPLVGASRSTAASGVARGQALAAAAEYTNPVIWQDFADIDVIRVGGTYYASASTMHYSPGAPVLRSYDLVNWEIAGHSVPTLDFGAKYDLSGGRGYVRGIWASSLAHRPSNGTFYWLGQIDFARTYLYTATAVEGPWNRLTTISTPYYDAGLLVDSDDTLYVAYGNTTISVAQLSRDGRTQVRTQQVFTTPSSVGTLEGSRFYKINGQYYIFLTRPANGQYILKSSSGPFGPYTLRQVLLDLRGPIPGGGVPHQGGLVQTQSGAWYYLAFVDAYPGGRVPALAPVSWTPDGWPVVQLVNGAWGTSYPHPTVPTPPRQVTPMVGVDTFDGTTLKPKWEWNHNPDNTKWSVGNGLTLRTATVTNDLYWARNTLTHRIQGPTSTATVELDFSAMRDGDRAGLALLRDSSAWIGVKRDGGVTRVVMVNGLTMDGNWNTTGTGTEVASATVSGSRVRLRATADIRPGAARPGTFSYSVDGINFTRLGPSFSMGNDWRFFMGYRFALFNHATQALGGAVRFPRFELSTP from the coding sequence ATGGGTCGCCGTCGAGCGCTGGCCGCGGCCACCGGTCTGCTGACGAGCGCCTCCCTTCCCCTGGTGGGAGCGTCCCGGAGCACCGCGGCCTCCGGCGTCGCCCGAGGGCAGGCCCTCGCGGCCGCTGCGGAGTACACCAACCCGGTCATCTGGCAGGACTTCGCGGACATCGACGTGATCCGCGTCGGCGGCACCTACTACGCCTCGGCCTCGACGATGCACTACTCACCGGGCGCCCCCGTACTGCGCTCGTACGACCTGGTGAACTGGGAGATCGCCGGGCATTCGGTGCCGACCCTCGACTTCGGCGCCAAGTACGACCTCAGCGGCGGCCGTGGCTACGTCCGGGGCATCTGGGCGTCGTCGCTGGCCCACCGCCCGAGCAACGGCACCTTCTACTGGCTCGGCCAGATCGACTTCGCCAGGACGTACCTCTACACCGCCACCGCGGTCGAGGGGCCGTGGAACAGACTCACCACGATCAGCACGCCGTACTACGACGCCGGCCTGCTCGTCGACAGTGACGACACCCTGTACGTGGCGTACGGAAACACCACCATCAGCGTGGCCCAGCTCTCGCGCGACGGCCGCACCCAGGTCCGCACGCAGCAGGTGTTCACCACCCCGTCGAGTGTCGGCACCCTGGAGGGCTCCCGCTTCTACAAGATCAACGGGCAGTACTACATCTTCCTGACCCGGCCGGCCAACGGCCAGTACATCCTCAAGTCGTCGAGCGGCCCCTTCGGTCCGTACACGCTCCGGCAGGTCCTGCTCGACCTGCGCGGGCCGATCCCCGGCGGTGGCGTTCCGCACCAGGGCGGGCTGGTGCAGACGCAGAGCGGCGCCTGGTACTACCTGGCCTTCGTGGACGCGTACCCCGGCGGCCGGGTGCCCGCGCTGGCGCCGGTCAGCTGGACCCCGGACGGCTGGCCCGTCGTGCAACTCGTGAACGGCGCGTGGGGCACCTCGTATCCCCACCCGACCGTGCCCACCCCACCCCGCCAGGTCACCCCCATGGTGGGTGTCGACACCTTCGACGGTACGACCCTCAAGCCGAAGTGGGAGTGGAACCACAACCCGGACAACACCAAGTGGTCGGTCGGCAACGGGCTGACCCTGCGGACCGCGACCGTCACCAACGACCTGTACTGGGCCCGCAACACGCTCACCCACCGCATCCAGGGGCCCACCTCCACCGCCACGGTCGAGCTCGACTTCTCGGCGATGCGGGACGGCGACCGGGCCGGACTCGCGCTGTTGCGTGACTCCTCCGCCTGGATCGGTGTCAAACGCGACGGTGGCGTGACGCGGGTGGTGATGGTCAACGGGCTGACCATGGACGGCAACTGGAACACCACCGGCACCGGCACCGAGGTCGCGAGCGCGACCGTGTCCGGCAGTCGTGTGCGGCTGCGCGCGACCGCGGACATCCGCCCCGGCGCGGCCCGCCCCGGAACCTTCTCCTACAGCGTCGACGGCATCAACTTCACCCGCCTCGGCCCCTCCTTCTCCATGGGCAACGACTGGCGGTTCTTCATGGGCTACCGATTCGCCCTCTTCAACCACGCAACCCAGGCACTCGGCGGCGCGGTCCGCTTCCCGCGGTTCGAGCTGTCCACGCCCTGA
- a CDS encoding non-reducing end alpha-L-arabinofuranosidase family hydrolase, with amino-acid sequence MNPLKRLGRRRASVLSLLAVATLVSPEAATAAPDSPDAVRASALGAQAAQSGRYFGTAVAAGKLGDGVYTGILDREFNSVTAENEMKWDATERSRGSFTFGPADQIVNRATARGQRVRGHTLVWHSQLPGWVSSITDANTLRSVMNNHITTVANRYKGRIHSWDVVNEAFADGGSGQHRPSVFQNLLGNGFIEQAFRTARSADPAAKLCYNDYNIEDWNAAKTQGVYRMVRDFKARGVPIDCVGLQAHFGAGGPPASFQTTLSSFAALGVDVQITELDIAQAPTTAYANTVRACMNVARCTGITVWGIRDSDSWRSGENPLLFDRNGNKKAAYQSTLTTMGGTPTTQRASASATGATSDARPADSRSPGSAAALPSRFSWSSSGALISPKSDATHNIAGIKDPTVVQYNGKYHVFASTASSSGYNLVYLNFSDWSQAGSATHHYLDRGAIGAGYRAAPEVFYYAPQRLWYLVYQTGNASYSTNPDISNPNGWSAPRNFYSSMPDIIRQNIGNGYWVDMWVICDSANCYLFSSDDNGHLYRSQTTVGQFPNGFTNTVIAAQDSKYALFEASNVYKVQGSNQYVLLVEAIGSDGRRYFRSWTTSSLAGSWTPLAASESNPFAKSNNVTFPSGAWTRDVSHGEMIRAGYDQTLTIPACRLQYLYQGMNPNASGDYNTLPWRLGLLTQTNSAC; translated from the coding sequence ATGAACCCGCTGAAACGGCTCGGCCGTCGCCGAGCCTCGGTGTTATCCCTGCTGGCCGTGGCCACCCTGGTATCGCCGGAGGCCGCGACCGCCGCGCCCGACTCGCCCGACGCCGTCCGGGCCTCCGCACTCGGCGCGCAAGCCGCCCAGTCCGGACGGTACTTCGGGACGGCGGTGGCCGCCGGAAAGCTCGGTGACGGCGTGTACACCGGCATCCTGGACCGCGAGTTCAACTCGGTGACAGCCGAGAACGAGATGAAGTGGGACGCCACCGAGCGATCCCGCGGCTCGTTCACCTTCGGCCCCGCCGACCAGATCGTGAACCGCGCGACGGCCCGCGGTCAGCGCGTGCGCGGCCACACGCTGGTGTGGCACTCCCAACTGCCCGGCTGGGTCAGCTCGATCACGGACGCGAACACGCTGCGCAGCGTGATGAACAACCACATCACCACGGTGGCGAACCGCTACAAGGGCCGGATCCACTCCTGGGACGTGGTCAACGAGGCCTTCGCCGACGGCGGCAGCGGCCAGCACCGCCCCTCGGTGTTCCAGAACCTGCTGGGCAACGGGTTCATCGAGCAGGCCTTCCGCACCGCGCGGTCGGCGGACCCGGCGGCCAAGCTCTGCTACAACGACTACAACATCGAGGACTGGAACGCCGCCAAGACCCAGGGCGTGTACCGCATGGTGCGCGACTTCAAGGCGCGCGGCGTGCCCATCGACTGCGTCGGCCTCCAGGCCCACTTCGGCGCCGGCGGTCCGCCCGCCAGTTTCCAGACGACGCTGTCGAGCTTCGCCGCCCTCGGCGTGGACGTACAGATCACCGAGCTGGACATCGCGCAGGCACCGACGACGGCGTACGCGAACACGGTCAGGGCCTGTATGAACGTGGCGCGCTGCACCGGCATCACCGTCTGGGGCATCCGCGACAGCGACTCCTGGCGCAGCGGGGAGAACCCCCTGCTGTTCGACCGCAACGGGAACAAGAAGGCGGCCTACCAGTCGACCCTCACCACCATGGGCGGAACGCCGACGACACAACGGGCATCCGCGTCGGCGACGGGCGCAACGAGCGACGCCCGGCCGGCCGACTCCCGTTCGCCCGGGTCCGCCGCCGCGCTGCCCTCCCGCTTCTCCTGGAGCTCCAGCGGAGCGCTGATCTCACCGAAGTCGGACGCCACCCACAACATCGCCGGAATCAAGGATCCGACGGTCGTCCAGTACAACGGCAAGTACCACGTGTTCGCCAGTACGGCGAGCTCCTCCGGATACAACCTGGTGTATCTGAACTTCAGCGACTGGTCACAGGCCGGCTCGGCCACGCACCACTACCTGGACCGCGGCGCCATCGGAGCCGGGTACCGGGCCGCGCCGGAGGTCTTCTACTACGCGCCGCAACGCCTGTGGTACCTCGTGTACCAGACGGGCAACGCGTCCTATTCCACCAACCCCGACATCAGCAATCCGAACGGGTGGAGCGCACCGCGCAACTTCTACTCGTCGATGCCCGACATCATCAGGCAGAACATCGGCAACGGCTACTGGGTCGACATGTGGGTGATCTGCGACAGCGCCAACTGCTATCTGTTCTCCTCCGACGACAACGGGCATCTGTACCGCTCCCAGACGACCGTCGGGCAGTTCCCGAACGGCTTCACCAACACCGTCATCGCGGCCCAGGACTCCAAATACGCCCTGTTCGAGGCGAGCAACGTGTACAAGGTGCAGGGATCCAACCAGTATGTGCTGCTGGTCGAGGCCATCGGATCGGACGGCCGACGCTACTTCCGCTCCTGGACGACGAGCAGCCTCGCCGGCTCGTGGACGCCCCTGGCCGCGTCCGAGAGCAACCCCTTCGCCAAGTCGAACAACGTCACCTTCCCGTCGGGCGCCTGGACCAGGGACGTCAGCCACGGTGAGATGATCCGTGCCGGTTACGACCAGACACTGACCATCCCCGCCTGCCGGCTCCAGTACCTCTACCAGGGCATGAACCCCAACGCGAGCGGCGACTACAACACCCTCCCGTGGCGGCTCGGCCTCCTCACCCAGACCAACTCGGCCTGCTGA
- a CDS encoding iron chaperone, with protein sequence MGKPQTIDAYIEGFAGPGREILEQLRALAGEAVPAASEAVKWGHPAWVHPSGTILFMVSGHAKHANVVFTPSTREAFDADLADFTTGKGSVKLPYGRPVPHDLLRRMIAFRVREHQDDGVLWM encoded by the coding sequence ATGGGAAAGCCGCAGACGATCGACGCGTACATCGAGGGGTTCGCGGGGCCCGGCCGCGAGATCCTTGAGCAGCTACGGGCGCTGGCCGGCGAGGCGGTGCCCGCGGCGAGTGAGGCGGTCAAGTGGGGCCATCCCGCGTGGGTTCACCCGTCCGGGACGATCCTGTTCATGGTCAGCGGCCACGCGAAGCACGCGAACGTCGTGTTCACCCCCAGCACCCGCGAGGCGTTCGACGCCGATCTGGCCGACTTCACCACCGGCAAGGGCTCGGTCAAGCTCCCGTACGGCCGGCCCGTGCCACACGACCTGCTGCGCCGGATGATCGCGTTCCGTGTGCGCGAACACCAGGACGACGGCGTGCTGTGGATGTGA
- the trhA gene encoding PAQR family membrane homeostasis protein TrhA produces the protein MTAEDAQPSARGRKSTPRPGTTPDSLRTPAADSPAGTTGRLAAARTAADLEDGVERAAAALKPRMRGWLHAGMFPLSLVGGIVLIALSRSAAAVAACTVYALSTCLLFGTSGVYHRGTWGPRGEAVLRRLDHANIFLIIAGTYTPLAVLLLPAGRQLVLLALVWAGALAGIAFRILWIGAPRWLYTPCYIALGWVAVFYLPDFARTGGTAVVVLVIAGGLLYTAGAVVYGLKRPDPSPAWFGFHEVFHALTIAAFTAHYTAILLAAT, from the coding sequence ATGACCGCCGAAGACGCCCAGCCGTCGGCACGCGGACGGAAGTCCACGCCCCGCCCCGGCACCACGCCCGACTCCCTCCGCACCCCGGCGGCTGATTCGCCTGCGGGCACAACCGGCCGGCTGGCTGCCGCGCGGACAGCCGCCGACCTCGAAGACGGGGTGGAGCGCGCGGCCGCCGCTCTGAAGCCGAGGATGCGGGGCTGGCTGCACGCCGGGATGTTCCCCCTGTCTCTGGTCGGCGGCATCGTCCTGATCGCCCTTTCGCGTTCGGCGGCGGCAGTGGCGGCCTGCACGGTGTACGCGCTGTCGACCTGCCTGCTGTTCGGTACCAGCGGGGTCTACCACCGCGGGACGTGGGGGCCGCGCGGGGAGGCGGTCCTGCGGCGGCTGGACCACGCGAACATCTTCCTGATCATCGCCGGCACCTACACCCCGCTGGCGGTGTTGCTGCTGCCCGCGGGCCGGCAGCTGGTGCTGCTGGCCCTGGTGTGGGCGGGCGCCCTGGCCGGCATCGCCTTCCGCATCCTGTGGATCGGGGCTCCCCGGTGGCTGTACACCCCGTGCTACATCGCGCTGGGCTGGGTCGCCGTCTTCTACCTGCCCGACTTCGCACGCACCGGCGGCACCGCGGTCGTCGTACTCGTCATCGCCGGCGGTCTGCTCTACACCGCGGGCGCCGTCGTCTACGGACTCAAGCGCCCCGACCCGTCACCGGCCTGGTTCGGCTTCCACGAGGTCTTCCACGCCCTGACCATCGCCGCCTTCACCGCGCACTACACGGCCATCCTCCTGGCAGCCACATGA
- a CDS encoding helix-turn-helix domain-containing protein, which translates to MTADDSYGRLDDDDYPAYTMGRAADILGTTPAFLRAIGEARLITPLRSEGGHRRYSRYQLRIAARARELVDAGTPIEAACRIVVLEDQLEEAQRINAEHRRTASPHTAGI; encoded by the coding sequence ATGACAGCAGATGACTCGTACGGCCGGCTCGACGATGACGACTATCCCGCCTACACCATGGGCCGGGCCGCGGACATACTCGGCACCACCCCCGCCTTCCTCCGCGCCATCGGCGAAGCGCGCCTCATCACCCCGCTGCGCTCCGAGGGCGGCCACCGCCGCTACTCCCGATACCAGCTGCGCATCGCCGCCCGCGCCCGTGAACTCGTCGACGCCGGCACCCCCATCGAGGCCGCCTGCCGCATCGTCGTCCTCGAAGACCAACTCGAGGAAGCGCAGCGCATCAACGCCGAACACCGGCGCACCGCATCCCCGCACACGGCGGGCATCTGA